The Primulina huaijiensis isolate GDHJ02 chromosome 12, ASM1229523v2, whole genome shotgun sequence genome has a window encoding:
- the LOC140990216 gene encoding uncharacterized protein isoform X1 — MADIDIKVEICEASSWTENKETTSNHTVKAGDNPEIDDVGGNKSQDSIISSYRISDENAFDPASNASKHKSNIIFQGKARLCDAGKQSSGKRMTVSEISGDSEKMSVKYKSSDTYTVVIGEGTNGNESSETWMTRLSKDGVDKLDSVAAVFDLNEDINEDGSDEFIQPDVETLSSCSVIKVVAKAGIPRGLPTMPLKFEGGQDWKGSAEMSAFRSVALSNIFPSEPCSRKRYSPRGFTGIDLNVAAVEEQSSTSQEHFCSDVSSKRAKSLGNDLNFLHGEANGLNMNAYACKEVTSKNFQWLGQDHEPLGNRTSDHSTNPGNREIDFISRASLKDSSTMRQEQDANLAHSEQYLVAANNVLQPMELLQRVAPWQPKFPYISCTLPPQNHFLKVPFSQNHVPYSYHFQEHGNLVQIINGPNTRNRATSIPTVDAKDMRSIPTSGIKMVEAAPLMFLTGNPTDERIKSINPETWYATLTKSKEPEGGINYYQLGYRQDI; from the coding sequence ATGGCTGACATTGATATAAAAGTTGAGATTTGTGAAGCTAGTTCATGGACTGAAAACAAAGAGACCACAAGTAATCATACCGTCAAGGCAGGTGATAACCCGGAAATAGATGATGTAGGCGGCAATAAATCACAAGATTCGATCATTTCATCATATAGAATATCTGATGAAAATGCTTTTGATCCAGCCTCTAATGCCAGCAagcataaatcaaatatcatctTTCAGGGTAAGGCACGATTGTGTGACGCTGGTAAGCAATCATCAGGTAAAAGAATGACAGTTTCTGAAATATCAGGAGACAGTGAGAAAATGTCAGTGAAATATAAATCGTCAGATACATATACTGTAGTGATTGGTGAAGGTACAAATGGCAATGAATCTTCAGAGACATGGATGACAAGATTAAGCAAAGATGGTGTCGACAAACTGGATTCGGTTGCTGCTGTATTTGATCTGAATGAAGACATCAATGAAGATGGATCGGATGAGTTTATTCAGCCTGATGTTGAAACTCTATCTTCTTGCAGTGTAATTAAAGTGGTGGCAAAAGCTGGGATTCCTAGGGGCCTACCCACGATGCCATTGAAGTTTGAAGGTGGACAGGATTGGAAAGGTTCTGCAGAAATGAGTGCTTTCCGTTCAGTTGCTCTTTCCAATATATTTCCAAGTGAACCATGCTCCAGAAAACGGTATAGCCCACGAGGTTTTACTGGGATTGACCTCAATGTCGCTGCTGTAGAAGAACAATCTTCCACTTCACAGGAACATTTTTGTTCAGATGTAAGTTCAAAACGAGCCAAGAGTCTCGGCAATGATCTCAATTTTCTTCATGGTGAAGCCAACGGCTTGAACATGAATGCTTACGCGTGTAAAGAAGTGACATCCAAGAATTTTCAGTGGCTAGGCCAAGATCATGAACCATTGGGAAACAGGACTTCAGATCATTCTACAAATCCTGGAAATCGAGAGATTGATTTCATTAGCCGTGCCTCTTTGAAAGATTCAAGTACTATGCGACAGGAGCAGGATGCAAATCTTGCTCACTCCGAACAGTATCTGGTTGCAGCCAATAATGTCCTACAACCAATGGAACTGCTGCAGAGAGTTGCTCCATGGCAGCCAAAATTTCCGTACATATCATGTACTTTACCCCCTCAAAACCATTTTTTAAAAGttccattttctcaaaatcatgtacCATATAGCTATCACTTTCAAGAGCATGGCAATCTTGTGCAGATCATTAACGGACCAAACACAAGAAATAGAGCAACCTCTATCCCTACTGTCGACGCCAAAGATATGCGAAGCATACCAACAAGTGGAATCAAAATGGTTGAAGCTGCGCCATTAATGTTTCTTACGGGAAATCCGACAGATGAACGTATTAAGTCTATAAATCCAGAAACTTGGTATGCAACATTGACTAAAAGTAAGGAACCAGAAGGAGGGATAAACTATTACCAGCTTGGCTACAGACAGGACATTTGA
- the LOC140990216 gene encoding uncharacterized protein isoform X2, translated as MADIDIKVEICEASSWTENKETTSNHTVKAGDNPEIDDVGGNKSQDSIISSYRISDENAFDPASNASKHKSNIIFQGKARLCDAGKQSSGKRMTVSEISGDSEKMSVKYKSSDTYTVVIGEGTNGNESSETWMTRLSKDGVDKLDSVAAVFDLNEDINEDGSDEFIQPDVETLSSCSVIKVVAKAGIPRGLPTMPLKFEGGQDWKGSAEMSAFRSVALSNIFPSEPCSRKRYSPRGFTGIDLNVAAVEEQSSTSQEHFCSDVSSKRAKSLGNDLNFLHGEANGLNMNAYACKEVTSKNFQWLGQDHEPLGNRTSDHSTNPGNREIDFISRASLKDSSTMRQEQDANLAHSEQYLVAANNVLQPMELLQRVAPWQPKFPYISFPFSQNHVPYSYHFQEHGNLVQIINGPNTRNRATSIPTVDAKDMRSIPTSGIKMVEAAPLMFLTGNPTDERIKSINPETWYATLTKSKEPEGGINYYQLGYRQDI; from the exons ATGGCTGACATTGATATAAAAGTTGAGATTTGTGAAGCTAGTTCATGGACTGAAAACAAAGAGACCACAAGTAATCATACCGTCAAGGCAGGTGATAACCCGGAAATAGATGATGTAGGCGGCAATAAATCACAAGATTCGATCATTTCATCATATAGAATATCTGATGAAAATGCTTTTGATCCAGCCTCTAATGCCAGCAagcataaatcaaatatcatctTTCAGGGTAAGGCACGATTGTGTGACGCTGGTAAGCAATCATCAGGTAAAAGAATGACAGTTTCTGAAATATCAGGAGACAGTGAGAAAATGTCAGTGAAATATAAATCGTCAGATACATATACTGTAGTGATTGGTGAAGGTACAAATGGCAATGAATCTTCAGAGACATGGATGACAAGATTAAGCAAAGATGGTGTCGACAAACTGGATTCGGTTGCTGCTGTATTTGATCTGAATGAAGACATCAATGAAGATGGATCGGATGAGTTTATTCAGCCTGATGTTGAAACTCTATCTTCTTGCAGTGTAATTAAAGTGGTGGCAAAAGCTGGGATTCCTAGGGGCCTACCCACGATGCCATTGAAGTTTGAAGGTGGACAGGATTGGAAAGGTTCTGCAGAAATGAGTGCTTTCCGTTCAGTTGCTCTTTCCAATATATTTCCAAGTGAACCATGCTCCAGAAAACGGTATAGCCCACGAGGTTTTACTGGGATTGACCTCAATGTCGCTGCTGTAGAAGAACAATCTTCCACTTCACAGGAACATTTTTGTTCAGATGTAAGTTCAAAACGAGCCAAGAGTCTCGGCAATGATCTCAATTTTCTTCATGGTGAAGCCAACGGCTTGAACATGAATGCTTACGCGTGTAAAGAAGTGACATCCAAGAATTTTCAGTGGCTAGGCCAAGATCATGAACCATTGGGAAACAGGACTTCAGATCATTCTACAAATCCTGGAAATCGAGAGATTGATTTCATTAGCCGTGCCTCTTTGAAAGATTCAAGTACTATGCGACAGGAGCAGGATGCAAATCTTGCTCACTCCGAACAGTATCTGGTTGCAGCCAATAATGTCCTACAACCAATGGAACTGCTGCAGAGAGTTGCTCCATGGCAGCCAAAATTTCCGTACATATCAT ttccattttctcaaaatcatgtacCATATAGCTATCACTTTCAAGAGCATGGCAATCTTGTGCAGATCATTAACGGACCAAACACAAGAAATAGAGCAACCTCTATCCCTACTGTCGACGCCAAAGATATGCGAAGCATACCAACAAGTGGAATCAAAATGGTTGAAGCTGCGCCATTAATGTTTCTTACGGGAAATCCGACAGATGAACGTATTAAGTCTATAAATCCAGAAACTTGGTATGCAACATTGACTAAAAGTAAGGAACCAGAAGGAGGGATAAACTATTACCAGCTTGGCTACAGACAGGACATTTGA